ATACAAAACATTCTGGAAGGGCATTTGCTGGAAGTTACAGGGGAACAGCAGGTGTTCTAGTTTGTTATACATTTAGGCGAGCATATCAACCTTGTAAGTGTTTACCAGAAGAAGTGATGGAAATCAAACTGTATTCACTGTGTCTGAAAGCGAACGTAGTATGCATCCCAAACCAGCTCTCTCCGTCAGTTTTTCATGAATCCGAAGGCACTGGTCGCATGTGGGGCGGTCTCCAGTAGACAAGCCTCTATACAAGTACCTTCAATGATAGAAATTTCAACACTGTAATATCTCTTATAAACAATATGCACCAAAGATGGGGGAAAGAAGAGCAGTATATCCTTGGAAAAGGTACCGTAATTGTGAAAACTACTGAAAATGACAGCATAAAACTGAAAATACATATatagaaaacaaataataaaaggaCTAATGACTATACTGACTTTctgaaagacaagaaaaaagcGTTCCATATATAATGACAGATTATAAGTACTATACTAAACTATATCCAGATGTTTACTTTCAGGCACTTTTcggtgttttttttctttccctgaAGATCAAATATATCACCCAAACTTTGATAAGCCATGAATGCAACCATCTTCTCATGATAATGTCAGTCTCAAAATAAAATTGGTGCGAAAGGTAGATGAAAAAATGCATGTTAAAATCCATGAAGGTGCAGAAGGATGCAGACATGCAGTGTTGTTACAAAATCACGAGGAAAACTGGTTCTTATTTCCCCTGATTCTCACTCATTAAttacacaagttttttttttgactttgtcaaggggaacccaaaggcttcctaggcccaagataaaccctttcggcgcatgtgaaatgctccaactatgcattgcagcacagtgcctggccactttgacagcttcggggttcgaacctaggttgggaagcacacccaactaggcaagaaccattagaccacttgcagtggtttatTAATTACACAAGTTATTGAACCCTTTAGAGTTATAAGTAACTTGAAGCAATAATGGTGGATACTCTGAAGGTTCTTTGTTGCCTAACAAGAACAAGTTGAAGTCCTATGAATAATGCAATTGTGCGGCTACCCCCCACTACAAAACTTGCTTATAACCAACACCATCTAAAGGTATAAAGATATATAATTCATGCAAGAAGAACCAACCCCATGATGTACAATATCATATCTACCTACTTCATCAAAGCATATTCATTTCTGTAGCTCAAGATACTTTTAAGCATACCCTATGTGCACTATGAACTTAGTCGAAGAACTACCACTAGCTAAATAGCTCACTGAATCCTACACTAGCAAAAGTAAGTCCTTGTATCAAACTAAAATCACCCCTGAAACATACACAAACAATCTAAATTGCCCCATtttaataaatcacaattcaGTGTTATCCACATAAATTACCTCAATGAAAGTTCATTATTAtaattaaaagaagaaattgCGGAATACTTACTTCATAAGAATATCATAGTACTCAGGATCCAAAGAAGAAAACATTCCATCAACATCTTTTATAGCCATAATAGCTCTATGCACCATTATCCAATTCGCAGACTGCAAAGAGGCCAAAATTTCTCATCAATTTTTCTCCATTTCCACCCCAAACCGACCAAAACCAGTAAATTAAACACATTAAAATCCCAAAATTGCTCAATTTTCTACTGGCTCGTCAAATTtccaagccaaaaaaaaaaaaaaattgaggaaaaTAGGAAGGATCAGACCTTGCATCGTTCGTCTCTGGTATTGGGAGGCGAGCCTTCGAGAGCGGTTTTGAGAGCTTCGACGGGTCTGTACCTGAAAGGAGAGTGGAGCAAATAGTTGAGAGGGTTTGGTTAAATATCAAAGAAATGAGGGGGGGTTTCAGAGAAAAAGGGGATTACTGTTTGAGTAAGCTTTCGATCTTTCGAGATTTGTGCTCGATTCGGGCGATTATTGCCTCTGCGTTATCGGCTTCCACATGTTCGTCTGCCATACTCAGCTCCTCACTGGGGTTTTGAGATTCTGGGCGATTGGAAAGGACCAGGGAAACAGAGAGCGATGCGCGCCTTGATTAAACGGGGTCGTTTCGTCTGGAAGGGAATCAAGGGATTCTCtgttctctttttctcactgtCCCTCTCTGTCACCAAACCAGGCTTTAACATCTGTCTCTGTCCTTCCATCTCaccaacttcaaaaaaaaaaaaaaagaacaagaggGAAGTAATGTAGTTCATAAATCTACACTATCACAGTAAACAACTTGTTATGATCGTAGGGCTAGATTAAGATTAGAATGACTATTCTATGAATGCATGGCCGATATAAATTTATATCAAACTAATGTATTTTTGAATTAATCTCAAATTGGATTATAATTTCATTAGATATATTACATACTTATTTGCTTTCATGTACGGACATATCAATAAATTGTGGTAGTATATATTCACAGTTATACATAAAAATAGATTCACTCATTAGACATCAAGTGCATAGATAATCCTCCTCTTTTGATACTACTCTAAAAGATTCACTAGAAACACATAGAAATACCTCCctaaaaaattaagaaattattgaaaaatacaactaattaaaagaaaaataataattaaacagCCAAAGGCCTAACCGCCCAACTCCCTCCTCCACCTCCCCCTGTGCAGAGAAGTCACGCACACACCGTAGACAACCGCCGCCCATGGCCATGATCATACCGCCGCTGCCCAGGTCAAAGAACACCATCACCACTACTCGGTCACCGGTCAGAGGACGATATCAGAACGCACACCAGACCCGATCCAAACTGAAATTGGATACACTGCACCCCAACAGTCCACAGAAACCCATTAATTGATGACGCCAACATTAGAGAACATGTTCTCTAGAGCATGTAAAGAGTTGGGTCTTCAAGTAGTGAACACGATTGTGACTAAATACTTCACAACAAGTAAACATGCTAGTTATTTGCATAAACTCAGTCACCATTAAATCATTGCACACACGTACAACTTACTTTACAAGTACGTGATCAGCAAGTAATCAACAGTCTGCAACTTTCTATTTGCATTATTACATTATAAAAACTGAAGCAATAAGCAGATTCGGATTGTAGCTGATACATCCATTATAAAAACTACAAAGAGAAGACAGACAGATACCAAGCTAGTAACGAGTAACTAGGAAACAAATATCGAAAGACacacaaggaaaaaaaacagaCCAAACAATATATGGCAGCCATCAAATAAAGCGTCCAGACCTCTTCCAGCGTGTGATCCTTCCCATTAGTCTGATCAACGTTCCAACTATCTCAAGAAACATCACAGGCCTCCTTGTGATTGCTACATCCGCAAGTACCACTCCCACCACCAACCCACTTCCAAATCCCGACAACACAAATTTCcaatcaaattcaattccaaaccCTGAACTGTTTTCTTCTGTGCCAGAAGGTGGCAGTTGAGCCAGGGTATCAGAATTCCCACATTTCTTTGGCAATGGATCTCCACACAGCCCGGAGTTTCCCTCGTATGCAGTGACATTAAACCCTCTGAGTTGGGATCCACTCGGTATAGGACCTGTGAGATTGTTGTGAGCAATGAATTAAAAAGCGCGCCTTGAGCAAAATGCGATTTTCTGGCCTGAAAATGAGTGTGTTTCAGGGGCTAGGCGACGACGCTGGTGAGGTGTCCTCCAAGGCGCGAAAGGCGTCCTCTAAGGCACGAAAGGCGTACGCGCAGAAAAAATGAGAAGTGACGTCGTTTTGAAACAAAATGGGTTTAAAGGCTGTCTAGGTCGCGACTGCTACCCCAAATTCGATTTTAGCTCGATTTCAGCCCTCTGCCCCTCTCTATTCGCAAATTCGATCCCTAAGTCCCTAACCCAGAGTTCGAGTTAGGAGTTCGATTTCAGCCCTCTGCCCCTCTTTGCGCAGCAGTCAATTTGAGCTTGATTGGAGGTCGATTCGCAACAGGCCATTTGAACTTCTAAAAGTATGATTCCCAACTTCCCGTCTATATTTACTTGGGTTTGAGTTGTTCTTGTATAGACAATCATATATGTCCAGCAACCCCATTAATTTGGTTGCAATAGTTTGTGGGTTACTGTCAATTACTCAATTTTGCAAATTTTGATCTTTTAGATATTCTTGTTTGTGGGTTACTGTCAATTTTGCAGATTTAGTGATCCCATTGGAATTGATTTAGATTTTGTTGGATTCAGTTTGAGTTTTGAGTaaagacttcatcttttttTATTGGGTGAAGGCTCGGGGAGTGGCTTGAAAATGGGGATTGAAGGATCCTCTTCAGGAAGGGATTCTTCTCCAGCATCCTTTTTGGGTGCTCTGTTCTTGGTCCTCTTTTGAAGTAGCAGCTGGAAGATATTGAGTTGGGCTGAACTGGGTTTATTATATTGAGGCCGAGTAGCTATCTGATTATCTCTTGTGTTAATTGATATATGATTAGCTATATGATTGTCTGGGTTTACTACTTTACTATATGAGTGTCTCGTGTTAATTGATATGCCATCATTATAATAATAGTTATGTTAATTGAGTGTTAATTGATATGCCATCATTATAATAGTTGTGTTAATTGAGTGATCGTCTCTTGTGTATGAGTCAAGTACTCATTTTGAGCTGCAGGGGAGAGAGATCAAAataggagatttttttttttcttttggtaagcTGCACATTGGGAATTTGAGTGTTAAACTGTTAATTAATAGCAGCAGGAAGATATTGATTGTCTCTAGAACTcattgatgaggatgatgatttccAAGCATGAAGTAGATTTCAACATttgttcttgatctttggtgttagaactttcttgatctttggtgtttGAACTTTAAATCCttgatttcattttatgttGGTAATTTTGTTGAATCATATGCTTCTAGTACTTCATTTATTGTGAGTGAATGACAATTAGTAATGTTCTTTTGGTTACTCTTAATGTGGTATGTATAAGAGTAGAAATTACATGGATATAGGTGATTTATACGAAACGCTTACGCCTTATGCGCCTTATGCCTCAAGGCTGCAAGGCTCTCCCGAAAACGCCTCGTGTACGCCttcagcgttttaaaacattggttgTGAGAAACATTGAATTTTGCAAGGAATGTCAGTTGCGCCAGTTGTTGGGGGATCGATCCCGAGAGCTTGTTATTTGAAAGGTCCAGTGATTCAAGCTGCGCTAAGTTCCCTAAaaatgcgccgaaggggtttatcttgggtctaggaagcctttggattccccttgacaaagtcaaaaaaaaagttCCCTAAAAATGATGGGATTCCACCAGTGAGAAGATTATTGGAAATATTGAGTGAAATAAGCCCTTTTAGATTCCCAATCCATTCATCAATCTTCCCTTCAAATTTGTTGCTTGAGATATCAATGACTGCAAAGGCTTCTTGAATCTTTGAATAGTATCTGTCCACCCCTTTACTAGTTATTGTAATAGTGGAAGCATAAGACAGAGTGATGTCACCATTACCAGATTCGTAGCTGATGTCAGCGTCTATGTATGTTGTCTGGCTGACCGTTACATTTGGTCTCATGGCATACTCAGTGAAGATGTACTCAGCTAGAAACTGGCCAGTGAAATTGTTATACGACATATCCAATAGACGCAACTTTGGGAATCGTTGATTGTTTTTAGGCTTTCCTATCACTCCATGGAACCCATTATGCCGCATTGCCAAAAGTTTTAAACTCCGGAAGAGTCCCTAACCAAATGGGGAAGACATCACTCAAGTTATTGTTTGACATTATCAAAGTCTCAAGCATCAGACAATTCGCCAACGACCTCGGTAGTTGCCCTTGCAATTGATTTTGACTCACATCAAGCATCCTTAAGTTGCTTTTGTTGGTGTATGCATGTTTGGGGAAGAGTGCCATGAAACGAGTTATTTCCAAGCAGCAAAAGTGTCAGATGGTCACTAAAGTTTCCAAAACACTGCGGAATCATGCCACTGAAGTTGTTATTAGACATATCAAGGGCTAGAAGAGAACTCAGATTGCAGATCCCTGGTGGAACTTCTCCGGCAAAGTTGTTATACTGAACTTCATAGCCTAAGGTGGATGCTGCCGGTATTGGGAGTGGCCCATGGAACATGTTGGACGAAAGACTTAAAAATCGTAAGTTAACCCAAGGAAGGACATCTGGAAGTTGCTCAAAGCCTGAAAGGAGGTTACGGCCAAGGTTGAAGTACTTCAAACTTTCGGTGCTCATGTTCCACATCCATTTTGGTACTAGGCCATGGATTTTGTTTTGATCAAGGTACAaattctgcaatttttttttatatctcaAGAAATATGGGAACTGTGTTAAGTTGCATCTAGCCAATCCTAGAACCTGGAACTGTGGAACCGTTGCATTGATAATCATTGAGTCAGTGAGAAATTCCAGATTATTAGCACTTAGATCGAGTTGGTTGAGATTTTgaaggttttgatttttgaaacGTTTGAAACTCCACTGTACCTCTCAGGTCATTATACTGAAGATAAAGAATCTCGAGGTTCGTGAGATTGGAAAATGAAGCAAGAATTGAACCATTCAGTCTACTATACGAAAAATCTAGGTAAACTAGCTTGCTGAAATTACCTATCCAAGATGGGACCGGACCAGTTAATGGACTTGTACTAATCCTAAACACAGTCAATTGGGTAAGGTTTGCGAAGGAATCAGGAATCGGACCTACAAATTTGTTGGCTGAAAGTTCTAGATAAACGAGTTGTCTAAGATTACCTATTGAAGACGGAACCAACCCTTCTGAAAAATTGCATGCAGCCACATCCAACTGCTTGAAAGAATCAATCTTTCCTATGGAAGAAGGAAAGTTCCCTGAAAATCTAgttccttgaagatcaagtgTTATGAGACGACTACTTTGATTAAATTCAGGCAAATAACCAATGAGATCTTGGTTGTCTCTAAGATAGAGACTTCTCAAGTTTTGTAAGTGGAAAACTGTTACAGGAAAGTTTCCAAACAACTTACATTGATGTAAGTCGAGGGTTGTCAAAAATGATAAATTGGCCATGGAATGGGGTATTGTTGAAGATATGTTGACGTAACGGAGACGAAGATGTTCTAGACTGGTTAAGTTTTTAACCAGACTTCTGAAGTTGGATATATCAAGTTTCAACAATCCTACACCAGAAGAAGGATCGGTATTGGAAGAAAGATTAAGCAGTGACAACTTGACTAGCTGTGAAACTTCCGATAGGACTGGACCAGAAAACACAGAACCAGAGAGGTCGAGATGGGTAAGCCTTGGAAAATTCCTAATGCTAGTAGGGATATGAGAGTAATTGAAGTGATTTTCAGCAAGGTTCAGCCTCGGAAGGTGAACAAGACGGAAGATGGAGCTGTTGGAGTTGATAGAGCCGTACGTAGAGGCAACTGCTTCTGAGATCAAGCCCAATCACGTACATGACCCGTGTGTTCGTCACACTCGACCCCATCCCATGTGCAGCAGCTGGTGTTGTTTCCTCCTTGAGCTGTTTTCCACGACCAAACTTTCGGATACGCACCAACCAAACTTGAAGCAGATGCGTTGATAGTAAAGCTGTGCTTGAATTGTAGCAACGCAGTGCTCTCCTCATCAGGACAATAAGATGGCTGTTGCAAAGAGTACGAACGAAGCATGaaacaagaacaacaacaacaagcatATAGATTATATGAGCACCACTGGGTACCTCATGGGTAGTACTGGTACTGcaccctaaactctaaacaacaacaacaacaagaagcaTATTAATTATATGAGCAGTACTGGGTACCTCATGGGTAGTATTGGTGCTGCATTTTCTgaacaaaaatatgaaaaacaGAAACAGGCACTGGGATAATCCCATCATAGAACGTgtgttgagttttttttttttttttggctgtagTACTCTCTCAGCTGTTCATATGGAAGAAGCAGGCTAGTAGTGTGAATTAATCTATTGAGAGCTATTTATAGACCCAGCTAGAATAATTAATTTTCcgttgaaaaaaaagaaaagaataataatTAATTTAAGGGAAATAATTAATTAGGGATGTTCTCAATTCCATTAATTCCTCAATTCCATTAATTAAGGATTTAGTGAAATCTCTTGAGATGTTCATGAGCAAAAGAATTGAGGCACCTTAAAGtatttttagcagactctctatttttgctccttagctattttggagagcatgtttagctttttatatattttagctactgcaccagactcctaagtggctctctattataacttttagctatctcactcctaaatatagagagcaagatgaggctctctataatttaaaacattcctattgagttattttatataacatataaatatatttaaactatttaatcttcatttaataaataatataaattcagaaCTATCtagaatagagagcactgatgcagatgtatttctaaaatgactagccaaaatgactttttagctattttagctaaaatttaactcaaaaatagttagcattgctaaagatgttcTTAGTTAGCTATCTTACTGAAATAACATAATTCATTTTCCGAACTACAAAATTTCCACCTACTACATATGGTgggtgttaaaggaaaaacatattatgtgccttcgtcaaagcgactgatggaaagggaatcaaggaatcagcgattaccatcaatcaacccaattacggatcaatcagcatttaatgtcatcattgtaattgatattttcgttgtaatttcatccctatataaaggagctatgaaatgaaatgagtagaccaattcgattctcattttacttttacacgttatcagcacggtCAGAGCCAATAACCAAGAAAAAAcaattttctaatttatttcttcttccgacgaaaaaaaaaaacacccaaaccctagaacaagaaaaaaaattctcttccttttctttctgcCGCCCTTCCCACCCGATCCTAGCCCACCAGGGCGAGCGCTGCAGCTTCCAACACAGCCCCGGCGGCCCCTCGCCCTACCCAACATTTGCTCAACTGCACCAGCGCTACTGC
This portion of the Rosa chinensis cultivar Old Blush chromosome 1, RchiOBHm-V2, whole genome shotgun sequence genome encodes:
- the LOC121051590 gene encoding receptor-like protein 34 encodes the protein MRHNGFHGVIGKPKNNQRFPKLRLLDMSYNNFTGQFLAEYIFTEYAMRPNVTVSQTTYIDADISYESGNGDITLSYASTITITSKGVDRYYSKIQEAFAVIDISSNKFEGKIDEWIGNLKGLISLNISNNLLTGGIPSFLGNFFFDFVKGNPKAS
- the LOC112181720 gene encoding actin-related protein 2/3 complex subunit 5A, whose translation is MADEHVEADNAEAIIARIEHKSRKIESLLKQYRPVEALKTALEGSPPNTRDERCKSANWIMVHRAIMAIKDVDGMFSSLDPEYYDILMKYLYRGLSTGDRPTCDQCLRIHEKLTERAGLGCILRSLSDTVNTV